Below is a genomic region from Castanea sativa cultivar Marrone di Chiusa Pesio chromosome 2, ASM4071231v1.
ATCCATGGGAGATTTCAACAAGAAACCCTAGGTTTTtgcagaaaaagaaagaggagtgAAACGGTGTCGGATTGGATATCACAAAATTCTAGGGTTTGGAAGAGGGTTTGTGTTTTTCAGAATTGAGATACGGAGGAATgaatgagaatgagaatgagaatgaaaatgaaagaGATAACAGTGTAAGACTGACTCTAGACTCTAGACTCTAGAGGAGCGGAGTAGCTTGCTTGGGGTTTACTTGTCTTTCTCCCTAGCTAGGACCATCTTGGGACTGGGACGTCTTTTTGCTATAACACCTTGGCCTTATGGGAATTCTCAATTCTCTTCTCGCTTTATTTTAATTGGGCCGGGTAACACTCCTAATGGATCTAGCCCACACTTTAAAAGGATTTGACTTgggtctttttttctttttcttttttttttaggtacgATTTGACTAGGGTCAAGTATACTAAATCTGTTGTAAGGGTGATTATAATCTTCGTAATGAGTCCAATGTCAAGTCCAATGTATTAAAGGCTCTGAACCTAAGTTTTATCCTACAATTAATCATATGGATCATTCATGTCAACAAACATTCAGGATTCTATCTACTAACTTTTCAAAGACATTTTATTCTTGGGTTTGACTTTCTCTTGTTTTGGATTGTTAAGGAGTTTTTGGATTTTGCTAATGGACTGTACGTCCTCATCACATGTACTGCAAAACGAACGAGACCAAATAGAAGAGCAAGAAAACATCCCAGTGTCCTCCTTTTGTATATCATTTGGTAGATGTAATGATTCTTAGTATACAATTGTTGGCACTTATCACATCATCCAATTCCATGAAGGTTAATGGCAATGGCTTATAGAGCTAATCACGTGGGATGTAAGTATCAGAAAATGAAACATGTATTGATTATCTAAAATTCAAACGATTGTATTGGAAACTGATTCTTGTTATTGAGTAATCAAACGATTTGCTATTTTATATGTACCTCCCAATACTGAACTAAATGTTAGTGTGAACTCCGATGCTCATGGTCTGTATTCCCTAAGGCTTTTAGCCACTACTTCGCCTTTTATAGCTAGTTAATGTCAATGCTTTATCCTTttgaccaaaaaataaaagagtaatgAAACACCTTGAAAATCCTTAAAAGTGATACTTTGATTGTGAAATTCCAACACTCCATACCGATTTGAGGTGCATTACAAATCTCCTTTGCAGGCGGACCTTGAATCTCCATCCCCCAATTGTTGTGGAAAAAGCAACACCTATAGGCTATGGCACTGAATTGctaataatattatcaaaacgCATCATCAGGTAAAAATGCAGAATTGGTTACCCAATATGAATGTAAGAAAATTTTAGTGATAATGTGATTGCAGACTTGCAATGCACCTCAAAAATCACCTACATGATCATTAATCGACTGCACAAGGGCAAGTgagagaaaaattatttttaagatgTGTGAAATGcaataactaaaatatattgTCAACTTTCCTCCTTTGTGACCAAAGATGTAACAGAGCAGACAGTACTAAACATCGTATACACATGCACCAACAAAGATGCCCAAGAAGACTtgtaactaaaaaataatttttttgacctaaaagaatacaaaataaagcaaaccaTAAGAGCTCATCCTAAAACCTGCTGCTACAAACGAACATAATCTCATTATCCCCATCATCAAACATCACTATTATGCTTGCACACAGTTCTTGGATTTCAAAGTATTTACAATTTCAACAGGCATGCCTCTTCTCTGATGTCATTAGGTTATTCTATTCAAAGGGATTCTGTCATTCTGTCGAGCAACCCTTTCCAAAGGAGAAATTGTTTGTGGCATTGTCATACCCCCAGAAACAATGATCTCTGCAGTATTGCCCAAAAATGTAAGTAAAAAcagataaaaatatatgttcaaAGGTAATAGAAAAATGTTCAACATTCATATTCTGTGATTAAGGCAACATAAACAGAAGACATACCTATTCCTTCTCGGATAGAAAGATTTGGTCTGATGATTTCATTGGAATTAACTAGTAATATATCTCCAATATATAGATGATTTGTTGGGACAAAGACACTACATAATTCTTCATCTTCGTTATCTCTCTGCAttaaaaatcaacaaaagaaaaaagaaattagtaacTTGTAAAAAACAATAAGCAGAAGTACAATATGACTCATGTAAATAAATGCCTGATCCCACACAAATTCCATGTCAAACAGTTTTACCTTTTAAACTGAAACATATTAAAATGGAGACGACCATTAGAAAACTTATATCAGAAACTCTttccattataaaaataaatataaataaacaaaaactctCAGAAAAAAAATGACCTGTCATGTGGACCTTCTTAATTATAATTCTTGGTGTGCTCAAGTGAACTTCACAGAAAACAGCTTACAAGATgataataaacaaaaagaatgaTAAATTACTCGAACTTGACTCAATCTTTAAGCTTCAACATGTTCAAGCAAATGGGATAAGCTTTGCAAGTCAAAAAGGGAGTATAAAGAATACCTGAAGGATGACAGTTGATGTGATAAAACCAAAGGCATATTCACCAACACGTGGATGACGGATAATTGCAACCTCTTTGAAAGCCGTGGTATTTTGGTCTGCAGAAAAGGTAATAATACAGGCCAGTTTAGAGAATATTCATAGAGTTTCCAGAATCTGGCTAACAAAATTGATTGAAAGATCAAAACTCAGGGCCGAAATAAAACTAGCTTCTATACAACCATCCAATACCAAGTGAGCCTAACTTTATCATAATGCATCCAAAATTACCAGCCATACTGGAAAGAAGCAAAAATTTTATGCatcttagcaaataatttatGCAAGATTCAATCACATCATCAAAGGAGTCGAAGAAACATATTCcatgtttaaaatttgaatttaaccAAGTAACATATATCCTTTCcatgtttaaaatttgaatttaaccAAGTTATGCTGCATAAGTGTATATTCCATATAAAGACTGCCACAGCAAAATGCTGAATAAAAATTCATCGATAATTAACTGTGAATATAATGATTACATATCAAGTGTAGTAGTTCATGTAGTACGATCACCTAAGCAAGTCACATGTTGTGGCTGCAATGTAAAGAAAGTAAGTGCTTTTTTTCTAACAGAACTATCAACAACAAATTAATACAATGACCTGGCCGCTAGACATTCCTAGTTAAACAAAGCCTGAGTGGTCCAGAGAAGAGAACGACGTCAAAGCATTTTGATTCCCTTTATCCAACTAGATATAATTGCAGCAAGCAAATATTAATGGAATTATGTACCTGGAGAAATCGCAGAACTAATTTGTTTGGAGGCTGAGTATATATGCCTAATGAAAGGCATTCGCTTTATAAACCATTCTCCAATTGAGAAAAGAGTACCACCAATCCATGACGAAACAAAAACACCAACAAGGAATACAAAGAGTAAAGATGTGATAAACCCAAGTCCTGCATCATAAACCAAGCGTCTTGATACATATAATAAAAGATGgagaatataaaagcaaattGAAGAACAATCGCACAAAGCATAATAAAAACTAGTTAAGAAGTCCACATAAAAACTGGGTAAAGCATAAAGATGGCGTGCTGCAGATTTTTACATCTAGAAAATTACTATAATGTCATGATACACTATCATACGATTAAATATCTTTTGAGACATGGCCAAGGCATTACAATCCAGACAAATTATAGGCAGCCAGTGAATCAACGGAATCCATGACATCATTTAATTCTCTAATAATGCCCACAACCACCAAGGTCTCTAAATAACTAGGATATCCAACCAACATTGTACCTTCTGGACAAATTCTACTGCAACACTGAAAACTTAGTTTTCATAATCAATATAGTCTGCTCATAAAAATGAGAGATAAAAACTACAAGGGTAAGGGTAATTCATAACTTACTTGTGCAATAGATGAACCAATGTTGACTAGCCTAGTTGTTTTCTAggcattttcaaaaaaattttgaattatttttaactgAACTTCCTCATTAACAATATACACTCTCATTCAAAAAGGATACCCTGTTCCTTAGCAGGGTTTACAGATTGTTTAAATACTGCTGAAGTTGAGCAGTTGAACTATATATGTTCACCATACTTCTTAAAAGGCAGCATTCATCAAAATTAGTAATAATGCATCCAAAATTTACCAAATATGTACTCTATGcaccctaaaaaaaacttaccaaatATGTCAAAACCAAGCTGGTCGTATATTGGACTGAAGAAACCatcaacaaattgaataaaccaccatgtaataaaaaatgtaactGCAACCGGAAAAAGAACTACACTGCAATTTCACAATTCAATGCAATATTAGGCTTGAAGATAAGAAATTGATAAGcaataagaaattcaaaagcaaTGCTATAGTTTATTACCATCCAGTCATAAACTTCTTTGAAACCCAACTCTGAAGAACAAAACAGCATGCCTGAAAAGTGATTGGAATGAAAAATCAGAAGTGAAAACATTGTATGTTCCTTTTCTAATCAATATAACAAAACTGCCTATATATGACAATGTAAATTAGAACACTTTCCAAGGAAAACAGTACCAATGTGCTTAAGCAAGAATACAAGGTATGCAtatttaacatgcaaaatgtCCTAATTGGAACAAGACTAAATTTGATCTGGGTAAATTTCTTTCTAGGGTGATCCAGGTCATCTTAAATCATATTGCATAAGTTCGagtttgagaaatatttttaggCTAACTAGGAATAGaagaaataaatttcaaaaatatcctTCTGGAAGAAAGAGCTTTCTAAAATGATTCCAATTGTTCAAATAAGCCATTGATCCCTCCCTTGAAATTGCTCCTTGTGATCATTGAGTTGAAGGAATTGATGCTTGCATGTTGCTACTTGATGATACAAATACTTCATAAGATCACTCTAGAATATTAAGAGGTCCTCCCAAAATTCTAAATAACCATCAATTCACTTAGATATCCCTTTGCGACAAGGAAGAGGGTACCAATTTATGCGAGAATGATCAATGAGGACCCAAGAGACAGATCAATGTATTGCTTGCAATTATATTTGCAGGTCAGTGAAACTTTTCTTCCCCCCCAAACTGTGATGCTCTCTAGTTCCACCTAGTATATACTTTAGGAACATCACctcttaaaaaatttgagattgtgTTCCTATCTTAAGGAATTCATTACCAATTGATCAACATATTGCTTGCAATTATATTTACAAGTCGGTGAAACAATTGACAACCATAGAATCTATTCCATATTCAACCATAACCTTCAGTAAGTCTCTCACTTGATACAGTAGGTGTTTCACCCAAAAAGAGGGGGGTAAACCTCCATAATgacaacaagaagaagaaaaagaataactATAACAAAACAAAGATTTTGCCTCCTGGGCAAGAGAATAAATTGCTTAGCCCATCAAGGGTAAAAAGCCCCTACATCACCCGGTAACTAGTTCTGGCAGGGCGGGTCAGTTGCCCGTAAGAGTTTGATTAACATTGAAGATTGTTATACAGTATGCTTTGCGACGCAAAACTAATCTGAGTGAAGTTCTcttatgtcatcaataattaataataataacaacagaGACTTTTCAATGGAAGCTTCTCTTTGCAGATAACCATCCATCTAATTAGTATTAGTTAGTTAGTAGTGGGGTTAATTTTACAGCTGGACTGTTGGGCAATTAGTTACTAAATCTGGCTTCCTATTGGCAGTTGTGAAGGTGAGCCTAGCTTAAATACTTGTGATTTACCTTTTGGAAAAGAACAGGAAATAAGACTACAATTtgtttcctcttcttctctgtGTTCCCTATGTTTTCCCTCTCTACGTTTCTTGGAGGGTGACTCCCTCGAACCAGTCAACATTCCCCTTCATTTCTTCCATTTATTTCCTTTCAATTTCTGTTCTACTTCATTAGTTTTACTCCACTATTACCAGAAAGTTCACTGCACAACTACTCTACGGCAATAAAATATGTAAATCTTATCCCTAACAGATTTTGATCAGAAACTCTAAAATGAAAAGGTCTTAAATCATTTATTCCTGTTCCCCTCTTCTTTTACTACATTTGCTCCAGAAAAATAGGACTTTCGCATTAAAAATGCAGAACACTGAATATTCTATGCCAAGCAAAGACCAACCAAATCTCAAAAGAGGAACAatgatccttttttttaataggcaATTGCCTACACATTTGGTGAGTCTTAAACCCAAGACCTCACTCACCATTGCACTCTTATGAATGGAGAAGATGTCATTTGAGCAAGAGCGCACAATTGCTCATCAGTCACCTCTGCTGTATTCTCTAAACATTCTCTCAGCAGTAAATTTAACTTCTCTACtcaatgaaaattttatgtttcTATCACTAAGAACCACAATTAACCCACATATGTGGTCTCAACTTCACACGCAATCTACAATATAATTCTACCATCGTCAAAACTCTTGAATTAAATAGTAACCACAAAAGAAACTGTAGTTACTGTACATCCCTCATCTATTGTATGTAACTTTCTTACTAAAACCACTTCCAACAACAGCAACAGCCAAGCCTTACTCTCAAAATTTTAGAGCCAACTATGGATCCTCGACAAACCAATGAGGCTTGACCACATCTCTAATTTCCAAAAACCACCTCCCTGttccattttattttcataaaaacaaccaattttgcTTGCTACCAGCATCTACCAATTCTATGTGCACTCTTTAATTACCTCAAAATTCCTAAACTTGCCTCAACCATTCTGTTACCTAAGTAAAAACCCATGTCCATTCCAAATTACcatcaaaagaaaaaccaatagCATTTCAATAAACTCATCATCCCaaacaaaatgtttaaaataGTAAACTACGAATTAAGGTCCTCTGAGTCTCCAAAGTTCTAGGGTAACTCCACTCTGGAATTGTTAAAATCTTATCCATACAGTTTAAAAATAGCGGATTGGATTTTACCACatctacaataatttaaatagaatCCAAAATACAATCCTAATCATAAATTACAGCACATCCTACTCTTTTTCCCAATTTCAATTCTTgcattataaattatttcaaatccacacctgggtttctttcttttttttccttttttaacaaaaatacatCTGGGCTACCTTTTTCAAGCATCAAATCCAAACTAAATACTACTATTTCACTATAAACCCAAGTAAGCTTTAAGCACTACTAAGATTCCTCCACTAGTAAACACAAATTCCCAATAGCTAACAATGATACCCAGCAGATCCGTACAGTTCAAAGTCAACGCTCATCCACCAAAGTGAACAACTTGGACGATGCAGATtgaaataaacacacacacacacatacacggagagaaagaaacagagaCAGACCTTGCGAGTGGAAGAGTTGGGAGAGGAAGGAGGAGACTTTGCTGGATCCTCTGGATCTTCACCACCATTACCAGCTTGACTCAGAGGAACTGAAGTCGATTCCTTTTCTTCCGCCATTTTTTCACTTGCCGAACAGTGAAAACCGATGAGAATTCAAGGCCACAGGAAACGCCTTCTttctctgagagagagagagagagagagagagagagagggagtagTTCTGATGGGTCAATGAATGCGGTTAGATGGTTGGGAAGTGAGAAGTAACGATAATAACAATGGTGATAGATTACACTACAGACACTTGGATATTAAGCGATGGTTTTTATTGGTAAAAAGGGGAAATTGTATTCGAAGTAATGTTGATGCACTTTTGCATGTGGGAATTGTGTTCTCATCAATGTTTATGTTGGTagtgttggaaaaaaaatgttaccaAATTAATCTTTCacttcacttaaaaaaaaaatgatgttcgAAATTTTGTATTGATGATGTGGGGATTAATGAGGTTTCCATGATGTATGAATGTAAGTTGGTGGATTCGAATTATTGTTTAGgcgtaaatgtacttttagtccatatattttgcactttttctattttggtccctacattttgattttttcacttttagtccctaattcaGGGGTTGTGTTTCTACAAAGAACTGCAGCATTCTTTTGGATAAGATTATCGGATATGTGCCAAATCTTATGTCTTTAAGTAAAATTGAATGTTCTAAGGATGAAGAAAGGATGCGAGTAATGATGGAGTTTGCTATGGTGTTTATGGCAGAAAAGCCATGTGGCTGGGATGGGCTATGCCACGGTGTAATTCTGggctttaatatatatttttttttaagtgcacTATCAACCACGTTAGAATTTGTCATTAGTGGGGTGACGGGAATGACCAAAATGATAGGCGTTAATtggattagggactaaaagtggaaAAATCAAAATGTAAGAACCAAAATGGAGAAAgtgcaaaatgtagggactaaaagtgcatttacgccttatGAGTAATCTTTTATGtgcacaaaaattttcacaatggTTTATGTTCAACAATGTTTTTggtattatatttattttgtacaAATCACAATAAGTTAGATTAAATTGTCAATAACAAATGTTCGTGATAAATGATATATTACTAAACCTATTTTTCTaatggataaattttttttttcaacatataACATTTGCTTCTGATAATTgtactctttattatcagaccaagacaccaatcggttttttgTGTAAGCAGAGATTGAACCTCAAATTTTGTTATTCTatcattagagactttactagttgaactaacTATAACCCACAATAAAACACTTtgttaacaaagaaaaaaaaaacaaaacaaaaaaacctacACAAAAAGGTCAACCTCCTTTACAATTACATCTTCAACACTACGAGGGCAATGACCAAGACCAaaactaccaaaataaaaatggcCACAAGACCATTTGTCTAGTTCATGAGCCACTAAATTTGCTTCATCATAAACCCAGCTAAAGGATATTGAACCAAGATCAACAGATATATGGTTAACCACTAATACAAAGCTAAGCAAACTCCATGGAACTTGATTAAGAAGAGCTCTTATAGAATCTATGAATATTTTGGAGTCACTTTCGATTGCAAAATGGGAGGCATTCACTTTCTGATGATTGTGCTCTTTATcgtcagaccaagacaccaatcggttttttgtgtaagtagggattgaacctcaaatttttttattcaatcagtaaaaactttactagttgaactaacTATAACCCACAATAAAATACTTtattgacaaagaaaaaaacaaaacaaaaaacctacaCAAAAAGGTCAACCTCCTTTACAATTACATCTTCAACACTACGAGGGAGGGCAATGATCAAGACCAaaactaccaaaataaaaaatggcttCAAGACCATTTGGCTAGTTCATGAGCCACTAAATTCGCTTCATGATAAACCCAGCTAAAGGATATTGAACCAAGATCAACAAATATATAGTTAACCACTAATACAACGCTAAGCAACCTCCATGGAACTTGATTAACAAGAGCTCTTATAAAATCTATGAATATTTTGGAGTCACTTTTGATTGCAAAATGGGAGGCATTCAACTTAGTAGTAAATTAAGTGCTAAAATAATTGCCTCAGCCTCAACTTGAAGAGAGATGTGGGTATTTACATTCTTTGAGTGAGCACAAACCAATTTCCCTCTCCAACAATAGAAGAGAAACTCAACCCAACAACAGCAATAACAATTAAGTTTCAACGAATTATGCCTTGTTTTGACCACCTGCTTGGACATATATTTTGccacatcctcatacacttatATTTTGCCACCTCAGtacctttttttccccctttttaaAGATAGCTTCCATTTATGAGATTGAGTCCTGGATCTTTTGTTCAATGATAAAAGATTTAAGGGGTGTAGCCAACTTGCCAAAACCAACTTGATTCAACTCAATCCGCTGAGTTTGGTCGGTTTTTATGAGTTGGtggattgggttgggtttttttttttttttttgttgtgggcCAAGTTGGGTTTAGATCATAAAATTTACAATCCGCCTAATGCGGCCCAACccacctatatttaatatatatttaaaatttaaaaaaaaaattatatatatatatatatatatctaaagatatattatacaattttgttatttaattttttgcccTTCTTTCTGAATAAGACTCAAGCCCTAAGTTCTCCTCATAtagtttgtgttgatttttgGCTATAAATTTGCTCTTATTAGTGATGTTATTGTTCTAATGctcaatataataataataataataataataataataataatccaacCTATGGGTCCAATCCAATCCACATGGGTTGGGTATGGTTGGATCCCTATGATGATAGGTTGGCTtaagttggatttttttaacccacaatggtgggttgggttaaaAAAACCCCTCAACCTGGCCTAACCGAACCCATGTAAACCCCTAAAAGATTTTatctagttgagctaactgtaACCCATTTGCCATCCCGTTACTTGAAACCATggtacaaaaatattttgtgaagAATTTATTTTAGGATAGATTTGTGAAGTATTAGTtaccatatttatttatttatttttaatctataatctataatttACAATAATCTATATAAAGTAATGGTACAGACACAAACTATTCTACAAACATTTTACAACATGCTCCACATCAGATTTTAACAAATGCCACATAAGATATTAACAAATTCTAAGGTTGCGTTTGGTTCAATGGAAATTCTTTTCCGAGCGTAAAATCATTTCAGGGGAAATTGTTTTCCCGTAAAGGAAAATGTATTCAGGCTGTTTGGCTGCCTCGGAATTCGTTTTACGAAAAATCAATTTCggtgtttggtttgttcaaACATTTTACGGAAAATGCTTTTTGTTTTACGGAAAATCAATTCCCATGTTTGGTATATGGATCATTTTATGGAATTTATGAAATGCCTTACAAATTCAGCATCTGCAGTGCCTAGACAAACCTATAACGGTACAAAAATAATCATCCACTTCAACATCAAAAATAATCATCCGAATATACccataatatttatatcaaaacagcCTTATCAATCTTTCACCATTGGCATTACACCTCCATGGTGTACAAAAATGATACCTACACGTGGTATCTGAACAATACAAATACATAATTTGGGAAATTGTATTGTCCCAATAATACAAAAgaatacatatataatacaatGGTAGGTGAATACTAGTACTACAACAAAAGTTAATTCCTAAAGCTACCGTCACAGTCAACATGAAACAGACAAGTCAGCGTTGTGTGAACAAAAAACTATCCATCCACAGCTTTCTCAGCTTAGCATTCTTGGCTAGAAATCTCCGTGCTACCTTCTTATTTTCACAGAGATGGTCAAACGCAATTGCAAGCATGTCTTCACTATACCCATCCGCCACCATAGCCATGACCTCATTGTAAAGAGTTGTGTAATCCACCAGGCCTCGGTTAATTTCTTTCAAAGCCACAGCTATTTCCTTCAGCTAATCAGACAAATCAGTCAGCACACTATCATTAGTGTTAGAAGGTGCACGCCCTCTTTTGCGGGACTTGGAAATTTCCGACCCAATGATGGATGACTCGACTGCATTCTTCCCTCTGTCCACTACACCTTCCTCCACATTGTCCGCCACAAACTCAATACTGTCCCCATTGTCTGGCTCATTCTCAATATCCACATACGACTTAGAAAAGCTACCCGTGGTTGTATCCTTCCCCACAACAATAGCCAATTCATTGTACATCTCAATCTTTTTGTTCAGATACTCTGCATGCTTACGATGCCCCTGTAAGGGAGAAAGGAACATATAATAACAATGCAATAATCACTTCACTCATAAATTCAATATTCAATTCAATATAGATGCCATTAGATCGGATCTAGGTCaatgataaacaaaaaaatctgTTAGGGAACAGATTACATAACCCATAATTTTGAAGATAACTACAACTGAAAATACAATGTACAAATGCTAAGACCAGATTTTACAATAGATCCACGCATGAAagttatatttgaaaatttgtaaaaacAATAGAATCCTAAAAAGAATGACACTATAAAAgccaaaaacatatattatcatttatattaagaaaatatagtTGGAAGTCATACCATGACTTCTTCTTGATGTCTTCACATCgcatgttattatttttaagttatcGTCCCAGCCGAAACCACTCTTCTTCCTAATTGTTTGAATAGTGGTCCACATGGTCCTTAGAGTCCGCAGCCAATTCTCTACATAAGAGGGGTGGCACTCGATCCCAAATTGAGCAAATATCTCCTTCGCTACAAGAGCAAAGGAGCCGGCCTTGAAAGTGTTAGAAGGCTTGTTGCCCTTCGCAGCCTCCTCAGCAAGTAGCCTAAGCATATTCGTCTGCATAGGGGGCAACCACCTGAACTGCTAAGTGACACCCACCTTCTCTTTTCGCTACGACATTACTACATATGAAAATTGTATAGTGAGAGTAACATTTAAAAATGAGAGTAGCATTTAGTAATTACGCTCGGAATATGAACAACAAATGAAACACACATACAACCACGCTTATAGATGTGCACAACAGAACGAAACATGCTAACACTGGAAATAACAATGTAATGCTGGAAATAACAATGTAATGCTGATGATACTTTTTCCTTACACCACCAGAAGTTTATAGTAAATACATAatccttacaaaaaaaaaaatacagcaCATGTTACAATCATAGAAATCTAAATAAAGTACTACTCTCCACTCCTAGTATAATCAAACCACATAGCTTGGCATATCTCATCTCTCTTAGCATTCCACAGTCTACTGTCTTCAATGGAGTCCCGACGTGACTGTGTTTCTTGTTGGGGGCCACTAGACTCTACTTGGTTCATTGCAACTTCCATAATATGGTCATTTGGTTCAACCCCCATAATGTGATTATGAACCACACAACATGCAAACACTACTTTCACTTGGGTTTCAAAAGACCAAAATGGTTCTGCATCCAACACTCGAAAATGTTTCTTCAACACTCCAAACTCTCACTTAATGATAGTTCTCAATGA
It encodes:
- the LOC142623265 gene encoding protein LIKE COV 2-like, giving the protein MAEEKESTSVPLSQAGNGGEDPEDPAKSPPSSPNSSTRKACCFVLQSWVSKKFMTGCVVLFPVAVTFFITWWFIQFVDGFFSPIYDQLGFDIFGLGFITSLLFVFLVGVFVSSWIGGTLFSIGEWFIKRMPFIRHIYSASKQISSAISPDQNTTAFKEVAIIRHPRVGEYAFGFITSTVILQRDNEDEELCSVFVPTNHLYIGDILLVNSNEIIRPNLSIREGIEIIVSGGMTMPQTISPLERVARQNDRIPLNRIT